A portion of the Candidatus Pristimantibacillus lignocellulolyticus genome contains these proteins:
- a CDS encoding chromate transporter — protein sequence MDTNNIVLVPLEKKGKLKTLIEVFSVSTKLGFTSFGGPIAHLGYFHNEYIRRRKWMDEQSYADLVALCQFLPGPASSQVGIGIGILRAGLLGGFVAWLGFTLPSIIALVLFAYLLQGFDIGNAGWIHGLKIVAVAIVAQAIIGMGQKLTPDRDRVTIAVVAAIITLYWQTALSQIMIIVIAGLIGFWFYRNKEEHVVNNLPTTITRSVAFVCLSLFFIFLIALPLLSQWGESEWLAMFDSFYRTGSLVFGGGHVVLPLIENEVIFNKWVSEADFLAGYGATQAVPGPLFTFASYLGTMAGGLLGAVIATTAIFLPAFLLVAGALPFWNTLRTNPKIKGALVGINAAVVGILLASLYDPLWTTAILNPSDFALVSILFVMLVFWKLPPWIIVISGAAGGMLLSIL from the coding sequence ATGGATACGAACAACATTGTGCTGGTCCCGCTCGAAAAGAAAGGAAAATTAAAAACCCTCATTGAAGTTTTTAGCGTATCTACAAAACTTGGTTTCACCTCTTTTGGAGGTCCGATTGCACATTTGGGTTATTTTCATAATGAATACATACGTCGTCGAAAATGGATGGATGAACAAAGTTACGCTGACCTCGTAGCACTTTGTCAGTTTCTACCTGGACCGGCTAGTAGTCAAGTAGGGATAGGGATTGGAATTTTAAGAGCAGGCTTATTAGGTGGTTTTGTCGCATGGTTAGGTTTCACGCTACCCTCGATAATTGCCTTAGTACTATTCGCTTACTTGCTACAAGGATTTGATATTGGAAATGCAGGTTGGATTCATGGATTGAAGATTGTAGCTGTCGCAATCGTTGCTCAAGCCATAATTGGTATGGGGCAAAAGCTTACACCTGACCGTGATAGAGTAACGATTGCAGTAGTCGCTGCAATCATTACATTATATTGGCAGACAGCATTAAGTCAGATTATGATCATTGTTATAGCTGGACTTATAGGATTTTGGTTTTATCGTAATAAGGAAGAACATGTGGTGAACAATTTACCAACTACGATAACTCGTTCAGTTGCATTCGTCTGCCTATCTTTATTTTTTATTTTTCTAATTGCTTTACCTCTATTAAGTCAATGGGGAGAGAGCGAATGGTTGGCGATGTTCGACAGCTTTTACCGTACAGGTTCTTTGGTATTTGGCGGTGGGCATGTAGTATTACCGCTTATTGAGAATGAAGTAATTTTCAATAAATGGGTAAGTGAAGCAGATTTTCTCGCAGGGTATGGTGCTACCCAAGCCGTACCTGGACCACTGTTTACCTTTGCTAGTTACCTTGGCACAATGGCTGGAGGTTTATTAGGAGCAGTTATTGCTACAACTGCAATATTTTTACCAGCATTTCTCCTTGTTGCTGGGGCATTACCCTTTTGGAACACATTGAGGACTAATCCGAAAATCAAAGGTGCTTTAGTAGGGATAAATGCAGCTGTAGTTGGTATATTACTCGCTTCACTATACGATCCTTTATGGACCACTGCAATCTTGAACCCTAGTGATTTTGCACTTGTATCAATATTATTTGTGATGCTTGTATTCTGGAAACTTCCTCCATGGATTATAGTAATTTCAGGAGCTGCAGGTGGCATGTTGCTTAGTA